From Asterias rubens chromosome 3, eAstRub1.3, whole genome shotgun sequence, the proteins below share one genomic window:
- the LOC117287920 gene encoding calmodulin-like, producing MAHVFTQQQIDEYKECFLLYDRSRKGFIKGDDLVVAMRSLNTHPSIAEIKEYRKEYENGGRVKFDDFLQIMYKHEEEPLGEILDAFRQSDPQGRDFIMAPEFRHIMTHFGERLSDKEVDAVLREFGIQKNGFVNYKEITKQLLKPIPDELS from the exons ATG GCACACGTTTTCACGCAGCAGCAAATCGATG AATACAAGGAATGTTTTCTGCTGTACGATCGGTCAAGGAAGGGATTTATAAAGGGCGATGACCTTGTAGTAGCAATGAGGTCATTGAATACACATCCATCTATTGCGGAGATCAAAGAGTACCGAAAAGAGTATGAAAACG GTGGGCGTGTCAAGTTTGATGACTTTCTTCAGATCATGTACAAACACGAGGAGGAACCGCTGGGCGAGATCTTAGATGCTTTCAGACAGTCTGATCCTCAGGGCAGAGATTTCATCATGGCTCCAGAATTCAGGCACATCATGACTCACTTCGGTGAAAGACTCTCCGATAAAGAAG TGGATGCCGTACTTCGAGAGTTTGGAATTCAAAAGAATGGCTTTGTGAACTACAAGGAGATCACCAAGCAACTTCTCAAGCCCATACCTGACGAATTATCGTGA
- the LOC117287919 gene encoding mitochondrial coenzyme A transporter SLC25A42-like translates to MIERSEQEHPIRRIQEDHHHLCDISVKAESSKHAAEYNPPQWKEVTASLAAGAVAGATAKTAIAPLDRTKILFQTSDMQFSARRALRVIQQVYHNEGVLALWRGNSATMTRIIPYAAIQYASHEQYKTLLNPSKAPSLEPLPRFLAGSLAGVTASTLTYPLDFIRARMAVTNRKSHKTMGGIIIKTLRTHGFASFYRGYLPTVLGVIPYGGISFFIFETLKKKHRELTGHSHPKPLQNMAFGAVAGLVGQSASYPLDVVRRRMQTAGITKYSYDTIVNTAKDIYHEGGIVRGLYKGLSMNWVKGPIAVGISFTTYDLAHRFIQQRVLHEDV, encoded by the exons ATGATAGAGAGATCGGAGCAGGAACATCCTATTCGGAGGATCCAAGAGGATCATCATCACCTCTGCGACATCTCAGTCAAAGCGGAGAGTAGTAAACATGCTGCAGAG TATAATCCACCCCAGTGGAAGGAGGTGACAGCATCCCTGGCTGCTGGGGCAGTAGCCGGAGCAACAGCCAAGACTGCCATTGCACCGCTAGatagaacaaaaatattgttccaAA CATCTGATATGCAATTCAGTGCTCGAAGGGCTTTAAGGGTGATCCAGCAAGTTTACCACAACGAGGGAGTTTTAGCATTATGGCGTGGAAACTCGGCTACGATGACGCGCATTATCCCTTACGCTGCAATCCAATATGCATCTCACGAACAGTATAAGACTCTGCTAAATCCGAGCAAAGCCCC GAGTTTAGAACCATTACCGAGGTTCCTCGCTGGATCCTTGGCAGGAGTAACAGCCTCTACACTCACTTATCCACTAGATTTCATCAGGGCTCGTATGGCTGTAACTAACCGAAAAAG TCACAAGACTATGGGCGGCATCATCATAAAGACGTTACGGACACACGGTTTTGCAAGTTTCTATCGAGGCTACCTCCCCACGGTGCTGGGAGTCATCCCCTATGGCGGAATCAGCTTCTTcatttttgaaactttgaagaaaaaacacagag AGCTGACCGGTCACTCCCACCCCAAGCCTCTTCAGAATATGGCGTTCGGCGCTGTGGCAGGACTCGTCGGCCAATCCGCATCTTACCCCCTCGACGTCGTCCGAAGGCGGATGCAGACCGCCGGAATAACCAAATACTCATACGACACGATTGTCAATACAGCCAAGGATATTTACCACGAGGGCGGTATTGTCAGGGGATTGTACAAAGGACTGAGTATGAACTGGGTTAAAGGTCCCATCGCTGTGGGAATAAGCTTTACGACCTACGACCTGGCCCATCGGTTCATTCAACAGAGAGTTCTGCACGAGGACGTATGA
- the LOC117288026 gene encoding galanin receptor type 1-like translates to MQSNYTVNVSPFVRALDITIIIAGFLGNSLVCAVFLSKSNAFHSTTNKLILHQSIIDLIAIIIFLIARVIVHPDVQEIPSGSISAQLFCKFWYNDFIMWGVFYASTFNLVLIAFERYAASCQLIWYRNFRLRGIAKFGFLAPWILGFGSQSYIVIFTYYTDGVCWVIWPAEAAQQVGGVIVFSFEFLFPIITMTWCYSKVILLLRKREKANRAVLRQDNILRRSKNVVTTLVTITIAYVVCWMPTEMMYLTFNLGLVVYYGGNVYYIFAVLTTLNFVVNPCIYTCKYKRFRNILRGLVCRLQWGRNEVSDIHPRLQQMRHIP, encoded by the coding sequence ATGCAGAGTAACTACACTGTGAACGTTTCTCCATTCGTTCGAGCATTGGACATCACCATCATAATCGCCGGTTTCCTGGGCAACTCATTAGTGTGCGCAGTGTTTCTCTCCAAATCTAATGCATTCCACAGCACAACCAACAAGCTCATTCTCCATCAATCCATAATCGATCTGATCGCGATCATAATCTTCCTCATCGCTAGGGTCATTGTTCATCCAGACGTTCAGGAGATCCCATCCGGGTCGATCTCGGCCCAGCTCTTCTGCAAgttctggtacaatgacttcaTTATGTGGGGTGTCTTCTACGCCTCTACCTTTAATCTGGTCCTAATAGCCTTCGAGAGGTACGCAGCCTCCTGCCAGCTCATCTGGTACCGTAACTTTCGCCTGAGAGGGATCGCCAAGTTCGGCTTCCTCGCCCCCTGGATATTGGGGTTCGGCTCGCAGTCGTACATTGTGATTTTCACCTACTACACGGACGGCGTGTGTTGGGTTATCTGGCCCGCTGAAGCTGCTCAACAGGTGGGTGGCGTGATCGTCTTCTCATTTGAGTTCTTATTTCCGATCATCACAATGACGTGGTGCTACTCCAAGGTGATTCTTCTCTTACGGAAGAGAGAGAAAGCGAACCGGGCGGTTCTTCGGCAAGATAACATTCTCAGGCGCAGTAAGAATGTCGTGACCACCTTGGTGACCATCACCATTGCTTATGTCGTCTGTTGGATGCCGACGGAGATGATGTATCTTACCTTCAACCTAGGGCTGGTTGTATATTACGGAGGGAATGTCTATTACATCTTCGCTGTACTGACCACACTGAACTTTGTGGTAAACCCATGCATCTACACATGTAAATACAAACGATTCCGGAACATTTTAAGGGGTCTGGTCTGCCGACTGCAGTGGGGCAGAAACGAAGTGAGCGACATTCACCCGCGTCTTCAGCAGATGAGGCATATACCTTAA
- the LOC117287921 gene encoding ornithine decarboxylase antizyme 1-like: MKKRRRKEGSQPSTASSPRTSPPCWSPGSTTYFSFAENPSGIPDVPSGSSQGLVLEDIEETSSADGIFASFFKDGNGASVPGHGDKKFLRFIHYLTDNRKLVWETVLWNKRLYVQVPDDLAHQGSRDSFVALLDAAEEHLGCTQVIIGLRQGAVDRAQLIRTFKFMGFELVPPSHPELPSLADYLFMVSDI; encoded by the exons ATGAAGAAGAGACGTCGCAAAGAGGGGAGCCAACCTTCAACAGCAAGCTCTCCGCGGACGTCGCCGCCATGTT GGAGTCCGGGAAGCACTACATATTTCAGCTTTGCCGAGAATCCCAGTGGTATTCCTGATGTTCCTTCAGGAAGCAGCCAGGGGTTAGTCCTGGAAGACATTGAGGAAACAAGCAGTGCGGACGGCATATTTGCATCATTCTTCAAA GATGGAAATGGAGCAAGTGTTCCCGGTCATGGGGACAAGAAGTTTCTTCGTTTCATTCATTATTTGACGGATAACAGGAAGTTGGTGTGGGAGACTGTGTTATGGAACAAACGGCTGTACGTTCAGGTGCCAGATGATTTAGCACATCAGGGAAGTAGAGACAG TTTTGTTGCTCTTCTGGATGCTGCTGAAGAGCACCTTGGCTGCACCCAGGTCATCATCGGCCTTCGTCAAGGTGCAGTGGACAGGGCACAGCTCATCAGAACCTTCAAGTTCATGGGCTTTGAGTTGGTGCCACCGAGTCATCCTGAGCTTCCAAGCTTGGCAGATTATCTCTTCATGGTGTCGGATATATAA